The following are encoded together in the Microbacterium hatanonis genome:
- a CDS encoding MerR family transcriptional regulator, giving the protein MNAGDAVGEPGFSAELLFTDGLPGLDDEVGYRGAVAARAAGITYRQLDYWARTELVEPTVRGASGSGSQRLYGFRDILVLKLVKRLLDTGISLQQIRTAVEQLRASGIRDLAGTTLMSDGASVYLCTSNDEVIDLVSRGQGVFGIAVGKVLREVETTLIDFDATVIDPVDELAARRTKRTA; this is encoded by the coding sequence CTGGCGACGCTGTCGGAGAGCCTGGTTTCTCGGCGGAACTCCTCTTCACCGACGGTCTTCCCGGTCTCGACGACGAGGTGGGGTACCGCGGAGCGGTGGCCGCCCGTGCCGCCGGCATCACCTACCGTCAGCTCGACTACTGGGCGCGCACCGAGCTCGTCGAGCCCACCGTCCGCGGTGCGAGCGGCTCGGGTTCGCAGCGCCTCTACGGCTTCCGCGACATCCTCGTGCTCAAGCTCGTGAAGCGGCTTCTCGACACCGGAATCTCGCTCCAGCAGATCCGCACGGCCGTGGAGCAGCTTCGCGCATCGGGCATTCGCGATCTCGCCGGTACGACGCTCATGAGCGACGGCGCCTCGGTCTACCTGTGCACGTCGAACGACGAGGTCATCGACCTCGTCAGCCGCGGGCAGGGTGTCTTCGGCATCGCGGTCGGCAAGGTGCTGCGCGAGGTCGAGACGACGCTCATCGACTTCGATGCCACCGTGATCGATCCCGTCGACGAGCTCGCCGCTCGTCGCACCAAGCGCACCGCGTAA
- a CDS encoding ParA family protein codes for MHVLSVSSLKGGVGKTTVTLGLASAAFARGVRTLVVDLDPQSDVSTGMDIQVAGRLNVADVLANPREKVVRQAITSSGWAKVHPGTIDVLIGSPSAINFDGPHPSVRDVWKLEEALATIEADYDLVLIDCAPSLNALTRTAWAASDRVIVVTEPGLFSVAAADRALRAIEEIRRGLSPRLQPLGVVVNRVRPQSIEHQFRIKELRDMFGPLVLNPQLPERTSLQQAQGAAKPLHVWPGDSAQELAADFDALLDRIMRTGRIPIPGDARA; via the coding sequence GTGCACGTTCTCTCGGTCAGCTCGCTCAAAGGTGGGGTCGGCAAGACCACCGTGACGCTCGGGCTCGCCTCAGCAGCGTTCGCGCGTGGTGTCCGCACCCTCGTCGTGGATCTCGATCCCCAGTCGGATGTCTCCACCGGCATGGACATCCAGGTCGCGGGACGCCTCAATGTCGCCGACGTCCTCGCCAATCCGCGGGAGAAGGTCGTCCGTCAGGCGATCACGTCGTCGGGTTGGGCCAAGGTCCACCCGGGAACCATCGACGTCCTCATCGGCAGCCCGTCGGCGATCAACTTCGACGGTCCGCACCCGAGCGTCCGCGACGTGTGGAAGCTCGAGGAGGCGCTCGCGACGATCGAGGCCGACTACGACCTCGTCCTCATCGACTGCGCGCCGTCGCTCAATGCTCTGACGCGCACCGCGTGGGCGGCGTCCGACCGCGTGATCGTGGTGACCGAACCCGGGCTCTTCTCCGTCGCCGCCGCCGACCGCGCACTGCGTGCGATCGAGGAGATCCGCCGGGGCCTCTCCCCCCGCCTCCAGCCGCTCGGTGTGGTCGTCAACCGCGTGCGCCCCCAGTCGATCGAGCACCAGTTCCGCATCAAGGAACTGCGCGACATGTTCGGCCCTCTCGTGCTGAACCCTCAGCTGCCCGAGCGCACATCGCTGCAGCAGGCCCAGGGTGCAGCGAAGCCGCTGCACGTGTGGCCGGGCGATTCGGCGCAGGAACTCGCGGCCGACTTTGACGCCCTCCTCGACCGCATCATGCGCACCGGCCGTATCCCGATTCCCGGCGACGCGCGCGCCTGA